In one Bacteroides intestinalis DSM 17393 genomic region, the following are encoded:
- a CDS encoding glycosyl hydrolase family 28-related protein — translation MNRIRIHIFFLIVILAGGIQAQNPRSVFTDRPGDSAAVYFTPEYFPIKPDGSTDVSDALQEALNTAKHKESGCGILFVPEGVYKLSKTIYIPSGVRLIGYGTKRPVFVLGKNSPGFQEVTHETNKGKYLFWFISGNYRSERPVSDANAGTFYSSLLNADIRIEDGNPNASGIRAHFAQHCSISNVTIHVGKGRAGIVDAGNHLENVSVFGGEYGIDTDKSAPGWPIMLLNSYFEGQRKSAILTNEGGLTIVRMKVKNVPVAVEIKENAPDRLFMEDCIFENVKRTGLILTDAGNAATQINLRGIQCKNVPVFSLERSTNEQVSGKGKAYQITRFTYGFNANSLEDIPQIVREAEIVPIESIIPLDVGDTPMLPTMNHWVNIRDLGAKGDGFSDDTEIFREAIKKYTNIYIPQGWYVVKDPLVLEPNTNIIGLHPGTTILLTLGGNPAFSGFGAPQAQLTTPKGGTNIVCGIFLNADAYNYRAVNCKWMAGEGSYLYDVKFSGHDKNRFFYNGQSAANPLEKPMPVTPETHDLITRAWDNQHWSLWITNGGGGTFRDLWTANEYSSAGLYVSHTETPGRIYGMSLEHHLRNEAIFRNVANWKIYDFQFEVEAEGVDTQPLDLIDCRNLTFANFYSYRVSRMLKSYPSAIRTWNCKDIEFLNLHNYAHARAKFTSNASLYDVNSRHEARRWELARLQLTGKEKRKYSLNNVIGKAEIIVTGFEFIDGLTKDSQGNIYFCEYRIRRIYKLDIKSGQVTSIADFPWNAVALTCDTQDNLIVVTKYISQPGYKNDDTRNDNQPLFGWRGSGGLWGFTYVPKLYSIRPENADDSFQVLPLVDMSQVQKPQKVCYLANRTITQNEYYGGRKPTHCFVAPDGVTIIPYYEDLFRCSSIVEAVPGETIYTLDEYHQRVIHSETDAQGFLQHSHVFADGGDRSVVTDQTGNVYVANGDISIFDSTSKPIGTIEVPERPTSLLISGDKLYITAISSLYQVRLK, via the coding sequence ATGAATCGTATCAGAATCCATATTTTCTTTTTAATTGTGATCCTCGCAGGAGGAATACAAGCTCAAAATCCCCGGTCGGTCTTCACCGACCGACCGGGGGACTCTGCAGCCGTATATTTTACTCCGGAATACTTCCCTATCAAACCAGATGGAAGCACGGACGTATCTGATGCTCTGCAAGAAGCACTGAATACCGCCAAACATAAAGAATCGGGTTGCGGTATTCTTTTTGTACCCGAAGGAGTTTATAAACTTAGTAAAACGATATATATACCTTCAGGGGTACGTCTCATTGGATATGGGACCAAACGTCCGGTATTCGTCCTTGGTAAAAATTCACCCGGCTTCCAAGAAGTGACGCATGAAACAAATAAAGGAAAGTATCTTTTCTGGTTCATCAGCGGGAACTACCGTTCTGAACGTCCAGTGAGTGACGCTAATGCCGGAACTTTTTATAGTTCGTTACTAAATGCAGATATTCGTATTGAAGATGGGAATCCGAATGCTTCAGGAATTCGCGCCCATTTTGCCCAGCATTGTTCCATCTCCAATGTGACGATTCACGTAGGAAAAGGACGTGCAGGAATTGTAGATGCAGGTAATCATCTGGAAAACGTATCCGTCTTTGGAGGAGAATATGGTATTGATACGGATAAATCAGCCCCGGGATGGCCCATTATGTTGCTCAACAGTTATTTTGAAGGACAGCGTAAAAGTGCGATCCTGACTAATGAAGGTGGATTGACTATCGTACGCATGAAAGTAAAGAATGTACCCGTAGCTGTAGAGATTAAAGAAAATGCACCCGATCGCCTGTTTATGGAAGATTGCATCTTTGAAAATGTAAAACGAACGGGACTCATTCTGACGGATGCAGGCAATGCAGCTACACAAATCAATCTTCGGGGTATACAGTGCAAAAATGTTCCGGTATTTTCTCTGGAACGTTCTACAAATGAACAGGTATCCGGTAAGGGAAAGGCTTACCAGATTACTCGTTTCACTTATGGCTTCAATGCCAACAGCCTCGAAGATATTCCCCAGATAGTACGTGAAGCTGAAATCGTACCTATCGAAAGTATCATCCCACTGGATGTCGGTGATACTCCAATGCTTCCCACAATGAATCATTGGGTTAATATCCGGGATTTGGGTGCCAAAGGAGACGGTTTTAGTGATGACACGGAAATCTTCCGGGAAGCCATAAAGAAATATACGAATATCTATATTCCGCAAGGCTGGTATGTGGTCAAAGATCCATTAGTTTTAGAGCCGAATACAAATATAATCGGGCTACACCCCGGAACCACCATCCTGCTAACATTAGGCGGTAATCCTGCATTTAGTGGCTTTGGCGCACCTCAGGCACAGTTAACGACTCCGAAAGGAGGTACTAATATCGTATGTGGTATCTTCCTCAACGCTGATGCATATAATTATCGGGCTGTAAATTGTAAATGGATGGCAGGTGAAGGTTCGTACTTATACGATGTAAAATTCAGCGGACATGATAAGAACCGCTTCTTCTATAACGGGCAAAGTGCAGCCAATCCATTAGAAAAGCCTATGCCTGTAACCCCGGAAACTCATGACCTGATAACCCGTGCCTGGGATAACCAGCATTGGAGTTTATGGATAACTAATGGAGGCGGAGGTACTTTCCGGGATTTATGGACGGCTAACGAATATAGCTCGGCAGGTCTTTATGTGAGCCATACTGAAACGCCCGGACGCATCTATGGAATGTCGCTGGAACATCACTTACGTAATGAAGCGATCTTTCGCAACGTTGCCAACTGGAAAATCTATGATTTTCAGTTTGAGGTAGAAGCTGAAGGTGTCGACACACAGCCATTGGATTTGATTGATTGCCGGAACCTGACTTTCGCTAATTTCTATTCTTACCGTGTATCACGTATGTTGAAGTCTTATCCATCGGCCATACGCACCTGGAATTGCAAAGATATTGAATTTCTCAATCTGCATAATTATGCCCATGCCCGCGCGAAGTTTACGTCCAATGCCAGTCTGTATGATGTAAATAGCCGGCATGAAGCACGTCGTTGGGAACTGGCACGATTGCAACTGACAGGTAAAGAGAAGCGAAAATACTCATTGAACAATGTAATAGGAAAAGCTGAGATTATAGTCACCGGCTTTGAATTTATTGACGGATTGACCAAAGACAGCCAGGGCAATATCTATTTCTGCGAGTATCGCATACGACGTATCTACAAACTGGATATTAAAAGTGGGCAAGTGACTTCCATTGCCGATTTCCCTTGGAATGCAGTGGCACTGACCTGTGATACGCAGGACAACCTGATTGTTGTCACCAAATACATATCCCAACCCGGTTATAAAAACGATGATACACGCAATGACAACCAGCCATTATTCGGATGGCGTGGATCGGGTGGCTTATGGGGATTCACCTATGTTCCCAAGCTTTATTCAATCCGCCCTGAAAATGCAGATGATAGCTTTCAGGTACTTCCTTTAGTAGACATGTCACAAGTACAGAAGCCTCAGAAGGTATGTTATTTAGCCAACCGGACTATTACCCAAAATGAATATTACGGTGGTAGAAAACCAACTCACTGCTTTGTGGCTCCGGATGGAGTAACTATTATTCCATATTATGAAGACCTGTTCCGTTGTTCATCTATAGTGGAAGCCGTTCCGGGAGAAACAATCTATACACTGGATGAGTATCACCAACGAGTTATTCATTCGGAAACAGATGCCCAAGGTTTCTTACAACATAGTCATGTATTTGCAGATGGAGGTGACCGTAGTGTAGTAACAGACCAAACCGGCAATGTATATGTAGCAAACGGAGATATCTCTATTTTCGATTCTACAAGCAAACCTATAGGAACAATAGAGGTGCCCGAACGCCCGACATCCTTATTGATAAGCGGGGATAAGCTCTATATTACAGCAATATCCTCACTTTATCAAGTAAGATTAAAATAA
- a CDS encoding DUF4466 family protein: MKLLKYVMLSAIALSCFSCSDDDDSTLRNDLIKKTVAPAIAGEKIEFAYAMGAQMGQLGQAEARASISGAEGTGFELNSWFTARNKLVVNGVTYQAGDDVPVQTVKDASTNGATSTATMMDKVDEHYMNPAVAFGTSQASLIAATVRYAYVVPAEAKGKNISFTFSSTSSTGAKASYSTPSYPVSKMDMKRLIELGNEGACYFSIEDMKAYTKEEVTTQSLANKIDFIYIYQAKLNGYDYKHSFVSPGTDPKYIAIAGIVPAGATNKTPMEKRANVRDAQLKGEAPNVYIDDVDFQSLDLGAAVDYALTFSKDDGAFMQTANGKYAAYVYVNKIDDSGKMTVSIKRYPL, translated from the coding sequence ATGAAACTACTGAAATATGTAATGCTGTCTGCCATTGCACTTTCCTGTTTTTCATGTAGCGATGACGATGATTCTACGCTGAGAAACGATCTGATTAAAAAGACAGTTGCTCCTGCTATCGCAGGTGAAAAAATAGAGTTCGCTTATGCCATGGGTGCCCAGATGGGACAGTTGGGTCAAGCCGAAGCAAGGGCTTCTATCTCAGGAGCCGAAGGTACAGGATTTGAGCTCAACTCCTGGTTCACTGCAAGAAACAAACTGGTGGTAAATGGAGTGACGTATCAGGCAGGGGATGATGTTCCAGTACAAACAGTAAAGGACGCTTCCACGAATGGTGCCACATCTACTGCCACTATGATGGATAAAGTAGATGAACACTATATGAATCCGGCAGTGGCTTTCGGTACCAGCCAAGCATCACTGATCGCTGCTACTGTACGCTATGCATACGTGGTACCTGCAGAAGCTAAAGGAAAGAATATCTCTTTCACTTTCTCATCAACTTCCAGCACAGGCGCCAAGGCTTCTTACAGTACCCCGTCTTACCCTGTTTCTAAGATGGACATGAAACGACTCATTGAATTGGGTAATGAAGGAGCCTGTTATTTCTCTATTGAAGACATGAAAGCTTATACAAAAGAAGAAGTAACCACCCAAAGTCTGGCAAACAAAATCGACTTTATTTACATTTATCAGGCCAAATTGAATGGCTACGATTATAAGCATTCATTCGTATCGCCAGGTACCGACCCGAAATACATTGCTATTGCAGGAATTGTTCCTGCCGGAGCCACCAATAAGACCCCTATGGAAAAACGTGCCAATGTACGTGACGCACAGCTGAAAGGTGAAGCGCCCAATGTTTACATTGACGATGTTGACTTCCAGAGTTTGGATCTCGGCGCGGCAGTTGATTATGCGTTGACATTCAGTAAGGATGACGGTGCATTTATGCAAACAGCAAATGGCAAGTATGCCGCTTATGTATATGTGAACAAAATTGATGATAGTGGTAAAATGACGGTTAGCATCAAACGTTACCCGTTGTAA
- a CDS encoding glycoside hydrolase family 2 TIM barrel-domain containing protein yields MKKKENTSRQTAFHRIATTALSLLFLTTVQAQRESKTINDSWKFLQGECPTAIDSAFNDANWTSVHLPHTWNTDAYTEKDYYRGTGWYRRQISIPQSWKEKQIFLKLDAASKAATIYINGKKVGEHTGGYTACTLDITPFCSLNTPNSLAVCVDNSRQDIPPISGDFTFFGGIYRDVWLTAVSKQHFHLTNYGSEGIFISTPKVSEEKGTILIRGDIKNDATQKALLELEHIIYHPNGSIAQSLKQSIQIKAGEQYSFRSETSPILSPQLWTPETPHLYRVESILRDKKTKTVLDQSNHYTGFRWFSFDGERGFSLNGKPYKLRGICRHQDQKPIGVALTDEMHRRDIKLMKEMGANFIRISHYPQDDALLEMCDKLGMLAWEEIPIIDIVPDTPGYTENCERNLREMIRQHYNHPSIITWGYMNEILLVTQRLYKKEEELKPILERTLALANRLEVVLKEEDTTRVSTMAFHGSNSYNEVGLGSITDIVGWNLYQGWYGGNLTGFEQYLEEQHKKYPSHPMIVSEYGAGSDKRLHSLQPHAFDFSIEYQQKYLEHYLPVLEETSYICGGTHWNFIDFSSALRDESMPRINNKGLVYSNRTPKDIYYYYKAAWRQDIPVLHIASRDWTHRSGIQHGKEPVILPVKIYTNLPEVELFIDGKSLGKQKTKNFAVTFEVPFCQKEHFIAAKAENRKAVQDISFVEDGIRLNFTPIPANLNGTNLRDLELAINVGSYCFYTSDESNLTWLPDQPYTENGWGYIGGESKSSQIQIKNTNDGPLFQTLRNGIEGYRFDVPNGVYEIEFLFTDIFRENATTVYQLGRNSDVENRENRFDIIINDQTIEESFSSCRESDYFHALRKRYNITNFRNKIEIRFSVRNGKSFLNGIKLRKLY; encoded by the coding sequence ATGAAAAAGAAAGAAAACACATCCAGACAGACAGCTTTCCACAGGATAGCTACTACCGCCCTATCTCTATTATTCCTGACAACTGTACAGGCACAACGAGAAAGTAAAACCATCAATGACAGCTGGAAATTCTTACAAGGAGAATGCCCTACAGCAATAGATAGTGCTTTCAATGATGCAAACTGGACATCCGTCCATCTGCCACATACCTGGAATACGGATGCTTACACTGAAAAGGATTACTATCGGGGAACAGGCTGGTATCGCCGGCAAATATCAATACCGCAAAGTTGGAAAGAAAAACAGATATTTCTAAAACTGGATGCTGCCAGCAAAGCAGCCACCATTTATATCAATGGGAAAAAGGTAGGTGAACATACCGGAGGATATACCGCCTGCACACTCGATATTACCCCATTTTGCTCATTGAATACTCCCAACTCTCTTGCTGTTTGTGTAGATAATTCCCGTCAGGATATCCCTCCTATTTCAGGTGACTTTACATTCTTTGGCGGCATATATCGGGATGTATGGCTCACAGCTGTCTCGAAACAACATTTCCATCTGACGAATTATGGCTCGGAAGGAATTTTCATCAGTACCCCCAAGGTATCCGAGGAAAAAGGAACAATACTTATCCGTGGAGATATAAAGAATGACGCTACCCAGAAAGCATTACTCGAACTGGAACACATCATATATCACCCTAATGGAAGCATTGCCCAGAGCCTGAAACAGTCCATACAAATCAAGGCCGGAGAACAGTATTCTTTCCGTTCTGAGACCTCTCCAATCTTATCTCCTCAGTTATGGACTCCGGAAACACCTCATCTTTACAGAGTGGAAAGTATCCTACGTGATAAAAAGACTAAAACGGTTCTTGACCAAAGTAACCACTATACCGGCTTCCGCTGGTTTAGTTTTGATGGTGAAAGAGGATTCTCCCTCAACGGAAAGCCTTATAAGCTACGTGGCATTTGCCGTCACCAGGACCAGAAACCTATTGGGGTGGCACTAACGGATGAAATGCATCGTCGCGACATAAAATTGATGAAGGAAATGGGAGCCAACTTCATCCGTATCTCTCACTATCCACAAGATGACGCTTTACTGGAAATGTGCGATAAACTCGGCATGTTAGCTTGGGAAGAAATACCCATCATTGACATTGTACCCGATACCCCCGGTTATACGGAAAACTGTGAACGAAATCTGCGGGAGATGATACGCCAGCATTATAATCATCCCTCAATCATCACCTGGGGATATATGAACGAAATCTTACTCGTCACTCAACGACTCTATAAAAAAGAAGAAGAATTAAAGCCCATACTGGAACGAACACTGGCACTGGCCAATCGACTGGAAGTAGTGTTAAAAGAAGAAGATACAACCCGCGTCAGCACTATGGCATTCCATGGTAGCAATAGCTATAACGAAGTTGGCTTAGGCAGTATTACCGATATTGTCGGCTGGAATCTTTACCAAGGCTGGTATGGAGGTAACCTCACCGGATTCGAACAGTATCTGGAAGAACAACACAAAAAGTATCCTTCCCACCCCATGATTGTCAGCGAATACGGTGCAGGATCTGACAAGCGCTTACATTCGCTACAACCTCATGCATTTGATTTCAGTATCGAATACCAGCAGAAGTATCTGGAGCATTACTTGCCTGTACTGGAGGAAACATCTTACATCTGTGGTGGAACACACTGGAATTTCATCGATTTCTCTTCCGCATTGCGTGATGAGTCTATGCCACGGATCAACAATAAAGGATTGGTATACTCAAACCGCACTCCTAAAGATATATACTATTATTATAAAGCTGCCTGGCGTCAAGACATTCCAGTATTACATATCGCCAGCCGCGACTGGACACATCGTTCCGGTATACAGCATGGGAAAGAGCCGGTCATATTACCGGTTAAAATATATACTAACCTTCCTGAAGTAGAGCTTTTTATTGATGGGAAGTCTTTGGGCAAACAGAAAACCAAGAATTTTGCAGTAACATTTGAGGTGCCATTCTGCCAAAAAGAACACTTTATCGCTGCTAAAGCAGAAAATAGAAAAGCCGTCCAAGATATCTCTTTTGTAGAAGACGGAATCCGCTTAAACTTTACCCCTATCCCTGCAAATTTAAATGGAACAAATCTACGGGACTTAGAACTTGCCATCAATGTAGGAAGTTATTGTTTCTATACTTCTGACGAAAGTAATCTCACCTGGCTGCCCGATCAGCCTTATACTGAAAATGGCTGGGGATATATTGGCGGAGAAAGTAAAAGTAGCCAGATACAAATAAAGAATACCAATGACGGACCTCTATTTCAGACTCTTCGCAACGGAATTGAAGGCTACCGTTTCGATGTTCCCAACGGAGTTTATGAAATAGAATTTCTTTTTACAGATATATTCCGCGAGAATGCAACAACAGTCTACCAATTAGGTCGTAATTCTGATGTGGAAAACCGTGAAAACAGATTCGACATAATAATCAATGATCAAACTATCGAAGAAAGCTTTTCCTCTTGTCGCGAAAGTGATTATTTTCATGCTCTGCGGAAAAGATACAATATTACAAACTTTCGGAATAAAATTGAAATACGCTTCTCTGTTCGGAATGGAAAAAGCTTTCTGAACGGTATAAAACTCAGGAAACTTTATTAA
- a CDS encoding alginate lyase family protein, whose product MRVRINLVITCLLLAVGHIHAQSIWDGAHLQKVKQSLHQPYFSTTYQELVAEAEKLLDVQPLSVVMKEKTPGSGDKHDYMSQARYYWPDPSKPDGLPYISRDGESNPELNKLDRNRLGATAQRVTTLALAWYFSNDEKYAQKATELIRVWFFNKDTRMNPNLEYAQMIPGHHNNKGRCYGVIDTYSFVEMLDAVQLLEKSKAFTPKDSKQLKAWFGKLLTWILNSPQGQEEANQANNHSTAHDAQVIAFALYAGNVKVAQEVINAIPQRRIFTQIEPDGRQPHELRRTLAFGYSQFNLSHFIDIFLMAQKIGISIDNATSTDGRNFYKAMDFLAPYVGKDVKDWPYQQISEWDYKQQEFCKDLYRVFLLNPERTDYLKLYRAHRTIDWKDRFNLLWVKPDDVDNAYAFACGQLQFAMKCANKARKEAENQCKHRVIPRSINKDGSLRMIHPHDWCSGFFTGSLWQVYAYTNDDFWRQEAISNTWMIEEAKWHKGTHDLGFMMNNSFGKAYQLTGERSYKDVVLQSAKTLITRYNDKVKSIRSWDHNRDKWKYPVIIDNLMNLEMLFWATQETGDSIYWKIAVNHANTTMKNHFRPDYSSYHVVDYDPETGEVRAKQTAQGYADDSFWSRGQAWGLYGCTMCYRFTKNPAYLQQARHIADFFFGLPNLPEDFIPYWDMKAPGIPNVPRDASAAAIMASALYELRTYVSAEDSNRYQSIADKIVDSLNKHYQAEPETNYGFLLLHSTGHHPGGDEIDVPLNYADYYYLEALARKDAFKQ is encoded by the coding sequence ATGAGAGTCAGAATTAACTTAGTCATTACCTGTTTATTACTTGCAGTAGGCCATATTCATGCACAATCTATTTGGGATGGAGCACATCTGCAAAAAGTAAAACAATCATTACATCAACCTTACTTCTCTACCACATATCAAGAGTTGGTAGCAGAAGCTGAAAAATTGCTGGATGTACAACCTCTATCCGTCGTGATGAAAGAGAAGACGCCCGGCAGCGGAGATAAACACGATTACATGAGTCAGGCACGCTATTATTGGCCCGATCCCTCCAAACCTGACGGTCTACCCTACATCAGCCGTGACGGTGAGTCGAACCCGGAACTGAATAAGCTGGATCGAAACCGTCTTGGAGCAACTGCCCAGCGCGTCACCACTCTTGCACTTGCGTGGTATTTCAGCAATGACGAGAAGTATGCCCAAAAGGCTACTGAACTGATTCGTGTATGGTTCTTTAATAAAGATACGCGCATGAACCCGAATTTGGAATATGCCCAGATGATACCGGGACATCATAACAACAAAGGCCGCTGTTATGGTGTCATCGATACTTATTCGTTCGTTGAGATGCTGGATGCCGTACAACTATTGGAGAAGTCGAAGGCTTTCACACCCAAAGACAGTAAACAACTGAAAGCATGGTTTGGCAAACTGCTGACATGGATACTGAATAGTCCGCAAGGACAGGAAGAAGCTAATCAGGCTAATAACCACAGTACAGCACATGATGCACAAGTTATTGCTTTCGCCCTATATGCAGGGAATGTGAAAGTGGCACAGGAAGTCATCAATGCTATCCCCCAAAGACGTATCTTCACTCAGATCGAGCCGGATGGCAGGCAACCACATGAGTTGCGCCGTACCCTTGCATTTGGCTATTCACAGTTCAATCTGTCCCATTTCATCGATATTTTTCTTATGGCTCAGAAGATTGGTATTTCAATTGATAACGCCACATCAACGGACGGCCGCAATTTCTACAAGGCAATGGACTTCTTAGCCCCATACGTTGGCAAAGATGTAAAAGACTGGCCCTACCAGCAAATCAGCGAATGGGATTACAAACAACAAGAATTCTGCAAAGACCTGTACCGTGTTTTCCTGTTAAATCCGGAACGTACAGACTATCTGAAACTTTATAGAGCACATCGCACCATTGATTGGAAGGATCGTTTCAATCTATTGTGGGTAAAACCTGATGATGTAGACAATGCATATGCTTTTGCTTGTGGCCAACTGCAATTTGCCATGAAATGTGCAAATAAGGCCAGAAAAGAAGCTGAGAATCAATGCAAACACCGCGTAATTCCCCGGAGTATCAACAAAGACGGTTCACTGCGAATGATACATCCGCACGACTGGTGTTCGGGCTTCTTCACCGGTTCATTATGGCAAGTATATGCTTATACAAACGATGATTTCTGGCGTCAGGAAGCTATCAGCAATACCTGGATGATAGAAGAGGCTAAGTGGCACAAAGGTACTCACGACCTGGGTTTCATGATGAACAATAGCTTTGGCAAAGCTTATCAACTAACAGGTGAACGTTCTTATAAAGATGTAGTATTACAAAGCGCCAAGACTTTGATTACCCGCTACAATGACAAAGTAAAGAGCATTCGTTCATGGGATCATAACCGTGATAAATGGAAGTATCCCGTCATCATCGACAACCTGATGAACCTGGAAATGCTATTCTGGGCTACCCAAGAAACCGGCGATTCCATCTACTGGAAAATTGCTGTAAACCATGCCAATACTACCATGAAGAATCATTTCCGTCCGGATTACTCTTCATATCATGTAGTAGATTACGACCCCGAAACAGGAGAAGTGCGTGCCAAACAGACAGCACAAGGCTATGCCGATGATTCTTTCTGGAGCCGTGGACAAGCATGGGGATTATACGGATGTACCATGTGCTATCGTTTCACAAAGAATCCAGCCTATCTACAACAGGCACGCCATATTGCAGACTTCTTTTTTGGCTTACCGAACCTGCCGGAAGACTTTATTCCTTACTGGGATATGAAAGCGCCTGGTATTCCCAACGTCCCCCGCGATGCCTCTGCTGCTGCCATCATGGCTTCAGCCCTGTACGAACTCCGGACCTATGTTTCAGCAGAAGATAGCAACCGTTATCAAAGCATTGCCGACAAGATCGTAGATAGCCTCAACAAACACTACCAAGCTGAACCGGAAACAAACTATGGCTTCCTGTTGCTACACTCCACCGGACACCATCCGGGAGGTGATGAAATCGATGTTCCTCTCAACTATGCAGACTATTATTACCTGGAAGCATTGGCCAGAAAAGACGCTTTTAAGCAATAA
- a CDS encoding SDR family oxidoreductase, whose translation MKNLFDIKDKVIIVTGGCGILGKSIANYLAEQGAKIVILDRVEEIGKELEAELSQKTEAMFLVTDVLNKEILEENKKAILKRFGTIDILLNAAGGNMPGATIAPDKTILDLEVDAFRKVVDLNLFGTVLPTMAFVDVMAKNKKGVIVNFCSESALRPLTRVVGYGSAKAAIANYTRYMATELATKFSPELRVNAIVPGFLLTNQNRALLTNPDGSYTDRAKTIIAHTPCGRFAEPEELFGTIHYLISDASSFVTGALSVVDGGFDAFSI comes from the coding sequence ATGAAAAACTTATTCGACATTAAAGACAAAGTGATTATCGTTACCGGCGGTTGCGGTATCCTGGGTAAAAGTATTGCTAACTATCTTGCAGAACAAGGTGCCAAAATCGTAATCCTTGACCGTGTAGAAGAAATTGGTAAGGAACTGGAAGCAGAACTCAGTCAAAAGACAGAAGCTATGTTCCTTGTAACAGACGTTCTGAATAAAGAAATATTAGAAGAAAACAAAAAAGCGATCCTGAAACGTTTCGGCACCATCGATATATTACTGAATGCCGCAGGTGGGAATATGCCTGGTGCTACTATCGCCCCGGATAAAACGATTCTCGACCTGGAAGTAGATGCTTTCAGAAAAGTAGTAGACCTGAACCTTTTCGGTACGGTATTGCCTACAATGGCATTTGTAGACGTGATGGCAAAGAATAAAAAAGGAGTTATCGTAAACTTCTGCTCTGAATCAGCTCTGCGCCCTCTTACACGTGTGGTAGGATATGGTTCTGCCAAAGCTGCCATAGCCAACTATACCCGTTATATGGCTACGGAACTGGCCACTAAATTCAGTCCTGAGCTTCGTGTAAATGCTATTGTTCCGGGCTTCCTGCTAACAAACCAGAACCGTGCCCTGTTGACTAACCCGGACGGGTCTTATACCGACCGTGCAAAGACCATCATCGCCCACACCCCATGCGGACGTTTTGCCGAACCGGAAGAATTGTTCGGAACCATCCACTACCTCATCAGCGATGCTTCCAGCTTCGTAACGGGTGCCTTGTCTGTAGTAGACGGTGGTTTTGACGCTTTCTCTATCTAA